The Yoonia sp. SS1-5 genome contains a region encoding:
- a CDS encoding cytochrome-c peroxidase — translation MKVAFTACLVMAVAPMATANPLPAPVQDSDYAPIRLDEAELGQLLFYDPILSGNREVSCATCHHPSFGTSDGLSLGLGDGGRGLGRARVVDPANMPEQRIPRNAPALFNLGAEEFTVLFHDGRIALDPTKPGGMRTPLGQDMVSGFSSLLSAQTMFPVLSPDEMAGHYSENDIAKAVRQGILTGPGGAWDIISDRVADIPAYADAFIATYDHINTPDMIRFTDISDAIAAFMAFEWRSDASPFDAVLRGAATLPEPAATGQGLFYGDAGCASCHSGPFLTDHQFHAMGAAQIGPGKAARFEDHVRDEGRFRVTGDLSDLYAFRTPSLRNVALTAPYGHAGAYAELRAFVVAHLDPVAALERYTLDQAILPPFETDDLRAKATFPAIAAAVSAPPVTLSDAEIDALIAFLDALTDPTMIEGRLGIPDHVPSGLPVAR, via the coding sequence ATGAAGGTCGCGTTTACAGCATGTCTGGTGATGGCCGTGGCACCCATGGCAACGGCAAACCCGCTGCCCGCGCCTGTGCAGGACAGTGACTATGCGCCTATCCGTCTGGACGAGGCTGAGCTGGGGCAATTGCTGTTCTACGACCCTATCCTGTCGGGAAATCGCGAAGTGTCCTGCGCAACCTGCCATCATCCCAGCTTTGGCACCAGCGACGGGCTGTCATTGGGCCTGGGCGATGGCGGGCGCGGACTGGGACGTGCCCGGGTCGTCGATCCGGCCAATATGCCGGAACAACGCATCCCGCGAAACGCGCCGGCCCTGTTCAATTTGGGTGCGGAGGAGTTCACCGTTCTCTTTCACGACGGGCGCATCGCACTGGACCCGACCAAACCCGGCGGCATGCGCACCCCCCTTGGTCAGGACATGGTGTCGGGCTTTTCGTCACTGTTATCCGCGCAGACGATGTTTCCGGTCCTCAGCCCTGACGAAATGGCCGGCCACTATAGCGAGAATGACATCGCCAAGGCCGTCAGGCAGGGTATCTTGACCGGCCCCGGTGGCGCATGGGATATCATTTCAGATCGGGTGGCCGACATACCTGCCTATGCAGATGCATTCATTGCAACCTATGATCATATCAACACACCTGACATGATCCGGTTTACGGACATTTCCGACGCGATTGCCGCGTTCATGGCCTTTGAGTGGCGGTCTGATGCATCCCCCTTTGATGCGGTGCTGCGCGGGGCAGCTACTTTACCGGAACCAGCCGCGACCGGCCAGGGGCTGTTCTACGGGGATGCGGGATGTGCAAGCTGCCATAGTGGGCCGTTTCTGACGGATCACCAGTTTCACGCCATGGGCGCGGCGCAGATCGGCCCGGGCAAGGCGGCCCGCTTTGAGGATCATGTGCGCGACGAAGGCCGATTTCGGGTCACCGGTGATTTAAGCGACCTCTATGCGTTTCGGACGCCCAGCCTGCGCAACGTCGCACTGACAGCACCTTATGGGCATGCTGGGGCTTATGCCGAATTGCGGGCCTTTGTTGTGGCGCATCTTGACCCTGTGGCCGCATTGGAACGCTATACGCTGGATCAGGCGATCTTGCCGCCATTCGAGACAGATGACCTGCGTGCGAAAGCGACTTTTCCCGCGATTGCCGCGGCTGTCAGTGCGCCGCCAGTCACATTGTCGGATGCAGAGATTGACGCGTTGATTGCATTTCTGGATGCGCTGACTGATCCAACCATGATTGAGGGGCGTCTTGGCATTCCAGATCATGTTCCAAGCGGCTTGCCTGTCGCGCGATAG
- the xylF gene encoding D-xylose ABC transporter substrate-binding protein, producing MHKSIIAAAIAVAGFNTAAFADGHGVTVGVSWSNFQEERWKTDEAAIKAALEAAGATYVSADAQSSSAKQLSDVESLIAQGVDALIILAQDSAAIGPAVDAADAEGIPVVGYDRLIEDSRAFYLTFDNVEVGRMQARAVLEAQPEGNYVMIKGSPTDPNADFLRGGQQEILQAAIDSGAITIVDEAYTDGWLPANAQRNMEQILTANDNNVDAVVASNDGTAGGVVAALTAQGMEGIPVSGQDGDHAALNRVALGTQTVSVWKDARELGKAAGEIAAELAVNAAKGEGTAIEGGQKWTSPGGTELNAMFLAPVPITADNLSVVTDAGWITVEALCQGVTDGPAPCN from the coding sequence ATGCATAAATCCATTATCGCTGCGGCTATTGCCGTGGCAGGTTTCAATACGGCCGCTTTTGCCGATGGCCACGGTGTCACGGTTGGGGTGAGCTGGTCGAATTTTCAGGAAGAGCGCTGGAAGACCGACGAAGCGGCGATCAAGGCGGCCCTTGAAGCCGCGGGCGCGACCTACGTATCTGCAGATGCGCAATCATCCTCTGCCAAGCAGCTTTCGGATGTTGAAAGCCTGATTGCCCAGGGCGTTGATGCGCTGATTATCCTGGCCCAGGACAGCGCAGCGATTGGCCCTGCGGTTGATGCGGCAGATGCCGAAGGCATTCCGGTGGTAGGTTATGATCGCCTGATCGAGGATAGCCGGGCGTTTTATCTGACATTCGACAATGTCGAGGTTGGCCGCATGCAGGCCCGCGCCGTGCTTGAGGCGCAGCCCGAGGGCAACTACGTCATGATCAAAGGCTCGCCCACTGATCCCAACGCAGACTTCCTGCGTGGCGGACAGCAGGAAATCCTGCAGGCGGCCATTGATAGCGGGGCCATCACCATTGTTGACGAGGCCTATACAGACGGCTGGTTGCCTGCGAATGCGCAGCGCAACATGGAACAGATCCTGACGGCCAATGACAACAATGTTGACGCTGTTGTTGCCTCCAATGACGGCACGGCCGGTGGTGTTGTGGCCGCGCTGACCGCACAAGGGATGGAAGGTATCCCTGTCTCTGGTCAGGATGGCGATCATGCTGCGTTGAACCGTGTGGCACTTGGCACACAGACAGTGTCCGTCTGGAAAGACGCGCGCGAGCTGGGCAAGGCTGCGGGCGAAATTGCAGCTGAACTGGCCGTCAATGCCGCCAAGGGCGAAGGCACCGCCATTGAAGGCGGGCAGAAATGGACGTCACCCGGCGGCACAGAGCTGAACGCGATGTTCCTTGCACCTGTTCCGATCACCGCTGACAACCTGTCTGTTGTGACCGATGCAGGCTGGATCACCGTCGAGGCGCTTTGCCAGGGCGTGACCGACGGGCCAGCGCCTTGTAACTAA
- a CDS encoding sugar ABC transporter permease, producing the protein MSDETTETVAPPRRSFLATLEVDTRLLGMIGAFALVCIVFNVLTDGRFLTPRNIFNLSIQTVSVAIMATGMVFVIVTRHIDLSVGALLATCTAVMAMTQTQWLPNLMGLELGHPLIPWVTILVGLITGAVLGAFQGYLVGYQAIPAFIVTLGGLLIWRNVAWHMTGGQTIGPLDQTYLLFGGINGTLGVFWSWAVGIAAAVAAAFGLASARRTKIGHGFPVKPVWAEVIVIGVVVAVILGFVAILNAYTVPDRVVARDLARWGCDTAEGCKAAYGIPYSVLLLIAVAVVMTVIAQRTRLGRYIFATGGNPDAAELSGINTKLLTVKIFAIVGVLCALGGIVASARLGYHTNDIGILDELRVIAAAVIGGTALSGGIGTIYGAIIGALIMQSLQSGMAMIGVDAPYQNIVVGFVLVLAVWIDIQYRKYTGAK; encoded by the coding sequence ATGTCTGATGAAACCACAGAAACTGTCGCCCCGCCGCGACGGTCCTTTCTAGCCACGCTCGAGGTTGATACCCGCCTTTTGGGGATGATCGGGGCCTTTGCGCTGGTCTGCATTGTTTTCAATGTGCTGACCGATGGGCGGTTCCTGACCCCGCGCAATATCTTCAACCTCTCGATCCAGACCGTTTCCGTGGCGATCATGGCGACGGGCATGGTTTTTGTGATTGTGACCCGCCATATTGATCTGTCCGTCGGTGCGCTGCTTGCGACCTGCACGGCCGTGATGGCGATGACACAAACGCAGTGGCTGCCAAACCTGATGGGGCTCGAGCTTGGACATCCGCTGATCCCATGGGTGACGATCCTTGTGGGGTTGATCACCGGGGCCGTATTGGGGGCGTTTCAAGGCTATCTTGTCGGCTATCAGGCGATACCCGCCTTTATCGTCACCCTTGGCGGTCTGTTGATCTGGCGCAATGTGGCCTGGCATATGACGGGCGGGCAAACGATTGGCCCGCTGGACCAGACCTATTTGCTGTTTGGCGGGATCAACGGCACCTTGGGCGTCTTCTGGAGCTGGGCGGTGGGAATTGCTGCCGCAGTGGCTGCCGCGTTTGGCCTGGCATCGGCCCGGCGCACCAAGATCGGTCATGGTTTTCCGGTCAAGCCGGTCTGGGCCGAAGTCATCGTGATTGGCGTTGTTGTCGCTGTGATCCTGGGCTTTGTGGCCATTCTGAACGCATATACCGTGCCGGACCGTGTTGTTGCGCGTGATCTGGCCCGGTGGGGTTGCGACACTGCCGAAGGCTGCAAGGCCGCGTATGGCATTCCGTATTCCGTCCTTCTGCTGATTGCGGTGGCGGTCGTCATGACCGTTATTGCGCAGCGCACCCGGCTGGGGCGCTATATCTTTGCCACAGGCGGCAACCCGGATGCAGCGGAACTTTCGGGCATCAATACCAAGCTGCTGACGGTGAAAATATTTGCCATCGTCGGCGTGCTTTGCGCCTTGGGCGGGATCGTGGCGTCGGCCCGGCTGGGATATCACACGAATGATATCGGCATCCTTGATGAATTGCGCGTCATCGCGGCGGCCGTCATTGGGGGCACGGCGTTGTCAGGCGGGATCGGCACGATCTACGGGGCCATTATCGGGGCGCTGATCATGCAATCCCTGCAGTCCGGTATGGCGATGATCGGCGTTGATGCGCCTTACCAGAACATTGTCGTTGGCTTTGTGCTGGTCCTCGCTGTCTGGATCGACATCCAGTACCGCAAATATACCGGAGCGAAATGA